The Paenibacillus yonginensis genome segment TCGGCATTGACGTACAAGACACCGCTTAGGCGTGCGGCGGCGATGAAGGCTTCTGGCAACAAGCTTTCGGCATCAACGCCTGCTGCGGCAAAAATGTCCTGCAGGGTAATGCCCCATTTCGGCGGCAGGGAAGCGCTGCCGTGCAGCGTAACAGGCAGCCCGGCCGCAGAAAGCAGGAAGGCGGCCGGAAAGGTGGAAACAAACGATGATTTCCGTCCGTCATAAGGGCCTGAACAGTCGAGATTGTCCGGGAAAATCGTAACCCGCCGGGCATATTTCCGGCAAGCATGGACGAAGGCCTCCAATTCAGGAATGGATTCCAGTTTAATCCGTTCAGCAGCCAGAAACGCTCCGGTCTGAGCCGGAGTGGATACGGAATTCAGGATCGCTTCGGCTGCATGGAAGGCGTCTTGGTAGCTTAGATCTCTTGCCCCGCGTTTGCCCCGCGCGACTTCTTTCAAATGATTGATCATCAGATAAGCGTCCTCCTCTTAAGGTTTATGCAGCAGCTGGTAAGCTTTGACGATCGAGGTCGCTACATCGACCAGACGTTTTCGTTCGTTCATGGCTTCTTTGCGCAAATATTCGTAGGCTTCGGATTCGGAAATGTTCCGGGTTCTGGACAGGATGCCCTTGGCCATATCGATCCACTTTCGCTCCTCGAGCCGTGATAGAAGCTGCTCCCGTTCCTTCTTCCATTGCTGCTCGGCAAAAAACTGCCTGGCACTGAAATGCAAAGCCCAATGGATCTCTGCCGGAAGCATCGATGAGGAAAGGATGCCGTCCGCCGTAAAATCATCCTCACAGGCGGCGGCGGACAAATCCGAGGTGATTTCCGAGCACCACCAGAGCGCCGGGACGGATTTACTGCTCAACAGCTCTTTGCGCCAGTCCGAATAATCCGAAATCGGAATAACCAGGATGGAAGCATCGGCATCAGCCAGCTTCCGCTTCGCTTCCTCCAAACTCGTTGCAGCCGTCACCTGATAACCGCTCTGAATCAGCAGCTTTTCGGCGGAAGCAGCTTCAGAGGCGAGGAGGCGGTTCTGTTCTGAATGGGCTAACCTGCTTCTGATGACCATTAGGGAGTGCATGGTTCGGGACTCCTTTAGTTTGATTATGTAACATTATATAACACGTCTTTATGTTGTCTAGCTGATTTTAAATAAAAAAATTTTATATGTCAGAATTATTGACGTCATCCGCTTCAGCCTGTATAGTTTTGCTATAAATAACTTGCACGGATACAATGGCGTATTCGTTACATGAGGCAATGAAGCCTGTTTTCATTCCTGCTGGAAGCTTGCAGCTGTCCGGTAGGGGTGATGCAGGCTTTTTCTGTTTTCCTCTAAGACAAAGGAGCGTGGAGTGGATGAACAAGAAACAAAGGCTGGTCATGATTGGGAATGGAATGGCTGGACTGCGCATGCTGGAGCATCTGCTCAAGCTGGCGCCTGAACGTTATGAAATAACCATTTTTGGGGCCGAACCCCATCCCAACTACAACCGAATCATGCTGTCCTCAGTGCTCGCCGGGGGAGCCGATATGAACGAAATTATTATTAATGATCTCAACTGGTATAAGGAACATCAAATCACGCTGCATATGGGGCATACAGTAACACAAGTAGATACTGGCGAGAGGAAGGTTGTTTCGGATCAGGGTATTGAGGCCGGTTATGACGTCCTGGTGTTGGCGACAGGCTCCAATCCTTATATGCTGCCGCTTCCGGGCGCGGACAAGGAAGGGGTGATTGCCTTCCGGAGCATTCGGGACTGTCAAACCATGATAGAGGCCTCCAGGAAATACAGCAAAGCCGCCGTAATCGGCGGGGGACTGCTTGGACTGGAAGCGGCTAGAGGGCTGCTTAATTTGGGGATGGAGGTTTCAGTCGTTCATATTCATCCTTATTTGATGGAAAGACAGCTGGACGAGACCGCCTCCCGGATGCTTCAGCGAGAGCTTGAGAAGCAAGGGATGAAATTTCTGTTCTCCAGGCATTCGGAAGCGATTCTGGGCCATAGGCGAGCAAGAAGCCTGACATTTGCGGAAGGCGGAAGGATTGAAGCCGATCTTGTTGTTATGGCGGTTGGCATCCGGCCTAATGTAGAGCTGGCTAAACGGGCGGGGCTGCAGGTGAACCGGGGTATCGTGGTCAACGACTTCTTGGAGACGAGTACGGCCGGCGTTTATGCGCTTGGCGAATGTGCGGAGCATCGGGGAATCGCTTATGGTCTGGTCGCTCCGCTGTATGAGCAGGGGGCGGTATTGGCCAAACGGCTTGCGGATGTGCCTGCGGAAGGTTACGCAGGTTCGGTTACCTCGACCAAACTTAAGGTGTCGGGGGTGGATGTTTTTTCGGCAGGGAATTTTAGAGAGCAGGAAGGAACCCGTGTTCTCCGCTACCAGGACGAGTTGGAAGGGACATACAAGAAGCTGGTCATCCAGGATAACAGGCTGGTGGGGGCCGTATTGTTCGGAGATACTTCGGACGGAGCCGAGTTGTTCTCATTAATGAAGAAAGGCGAATCGGTACAGGGCCGGGAAAAAGAATTGCTGTTAGGCGTTCCGGCAGACGCCTTATCCAAGGGACCCGGCAGCGGCAGACTTGAGACCATGCCGGAAGATGAAATCGTCTGCGGCTGCAACGGCGTATCCAAAGGAACGATCGTGCAGGCCATTCAGGAGCAGGGCTGCGCCAGCGTGGGCCAAATCAAGGCGTGCACCAAGGCCTCCGGCTCCTGCGGCGGCTGCAAACCCGAGGTCGAAGGACTGCTCCGGATTTATGCAGGCGAAGCGGCGCTTGACGTGAAGGAAGGGATATGCGGCTGCACCTCCTTGTCCCGGGATGAAGTGGTGGCCGAAATCAAACGGATGCGGCTCATGACCGTCAAGGAAGTGATGAATGTGCTTGGCTGGAGCACCGAAGAAGGCTGTACGAAATGCCGGCCAGCCCTGAACTACTACCTTGGCATGCTGTGGCCGGAGGATTATGTGGATGAGAAGGAATCCCGGGTGACCAACGAGCGGTTCCATGCCAATATTCAGAAGGACGGCACTTATTCGGTTGTGCCGCGGATTTACGGAGGCGTAACTTCTCCATCGGAGCTTAAGAAAATAGCCGAGGTGGCTGAGCAGTTTGAGGTGCCGATGGTCAAGTTCACCGGCGGACAAAGGCTCGACCTGCTGGGGATCAAGAAGGAGAATCTCCCGAAGATCTGGGAGGCGCTGGATATGCCCTCCGGCCACGCTTACGGCAAAACGCTGCGTACGGTCAAAACCTGCGTCGGCAATACGTTTTGCCGCTTTGGAACTCAGGATGCAATCGGAATGGGCATCCGGCTTGAGAAGGAATTTGAACGTCTGAACACACCGGCCAAGGTGAAGCTGGCCGTATCCGGATGTCCGCGCAACTGCGCAGAGGCGACGATCAAGGACTTTGGGGTGGTGGCCATTGACGGCGGCTGGGAGCTGCATATCGGCGGGAATGGAGGTGTGCATGTGCGGGCAACCGACCTGCTGTGTGTGGTGAAGACGGAAGACGAGGTGATTGAATGGGCTTCGGCATTTCTGCAATATTACCGGGAAAATGCCAACTGGAACGAACGGACCTCGAGCTGGGTTGAACGGGTGGGGCTGGACCAAATCAGGACAGCGTTAGAGAGCAAAGAAGAAAGGGCTGCCCTGCAGTCCAGAATCCGAGCTGTATTGGATAAAACAACGGACCCTTGGAAGCAGATCCTTAGCCAGCCGGAGCTCCGCAAAAATTTTGAACCGCTGAATCGCGAGGAAGTCAGCCGGGCAGGGCACTAGCTGTTGGATTCAATGTGGAGACATTTAGATAGGGGAAAGGGGGAGATGCTTTATGGAGACTGTAAAAATGCTGGTCGGTTCCGTCGAAGAAATTGATCCGAAAGGGTCCCGGACTATTCAGGTGGAAGAGATGGAGATAGCGCTGTTTCGGCTTTCAGACGGCGAAATTTTGGCCGTGGAGAATAAATGCCCGCATAAAGGCGGGGTATTGTCGGAAGGCATGGTATGCGGCCGGATGGTGCATTGCCCGCTTCACGATTGGCGGATTGACCTGCAGACCGGTGCTGTACAGGAGCCGGATACAGGCTGCATCGCTACCTTTCCGGTAGAGGTAGATGCCGAGCTGGGACTTGTCTATTTGCAGCTGCAGCGGGGGCAAGCGGCGACTAACGCTAAGGCAGGTGCTTGAAGCGTGCAGGCCGTTTTGGCGGCTGTTCTGGCTAGTCTGGCCAAGGCAGGAACATCGCTCAAAGGCCGGACTTTCATTTCTCTGAATTCCGAAGGAGGGGAGAAAGAATATGGGAGATAAGCGCTATAGGGAACTGAAAGATTATAAGGCTGCTGGGACGAACGCCGGCAAGGTTTCGATTGTGGGAGCAGGGCCGGGCGACCCGGAG includes the following:
- the nirD gene encoding nitrite reductase small subunit NirD, coding for METVKMLVGSVEEIDPKGSRTIQVEEMEIALFRLSDGEILAVENKCPHKGGVLSEGMVCGRMVHCPLHDWRIDLQTGAVQEPDTGCIATFPVEVDAELGLVYLQLQRGQAATNAKAGA
- a CDS encoding ANTAR domain-containing response regulator gives rise to the protein MHSLMVIRSRLAHSEQNRLLASEAASAEKLLIQSGYQVTAATSLEEAKRKLADADASILVIPISDYSDWRKELLSSKSVPALWWCSEITSDLSAAACEDDFTADGILSSSMLPAEIHWALHFSARQFFAEQQWKKEREQLLSRLEERKWIDMAKGILSRTRNISESEAYEYLRKEAMNERKRLVDVATSIVKAYQLLHKP
- the nirB gene encoding nitrite reductase large subunit NirB gives rise to the protein MNKKQRLVMIGNGMAGLRMLEHLLKLAPERYEITIFGAEPHPNYNRIMLSSVLAGGADMNEIIINDLNWYKEHQITLHMGHTVTQVDTGERKVVSDQGIEAGYDVLVLATGSNPYMLPLPGADKEGVIAFRSIRDCQTMIEASRKYSKAAVIGGGLLGLEAARGLLNLGMEVSVVHIHPYLMERQLDETASRMLQRELEKQGMKFLFSRHSEAILGHRRARSLTFAEGGRIEADLVVMAVGIRPNVELAKRAGLQVNRGIVVNDFLETSTAGVYALGECAEHRGIAYGLVAPLYEQGAVLAKRLADVPAEGYAGSVTSTKLKVSGVDVFSAGNFREQEGTRVLRYQDELEGTYKKLVIQDNRLVGAVLFGDTSDGAELFSLMKKGESVQGREKELLLGVPADALSKGPGSGRLETMPEDEIVCGCNGVSKGTIVQAIQEQGCASVGQIKACTKASGSCGGCKPEVEGLLRIYAGEAALDVKEGICGCTSLSRDEVVAEIKRMRLMTVKEVMNVLGWSTEEGCTKCRPALNYYLGMLWPEDYVDEKESRVTNERFHANIQKDGTYSVVPRIYGGVTSPSELKKIAEVAEQFEVPMVKFTGGQRLDLLGIKKENLPKIWEALDMPSGHAYGKTLRTVKTCVGNTFCRFGTQDAIGMGIRLEKEFERLNTPAKVKLAVSGCPRNCAEATIKDFGVVAIDGGWELHIGGNGGVHVRATDLLCVVKTEDEVIEWASAFLQYYRENANWNERTSSWVERVGLDQIRTALESKEERAALQSRIRAVLDKTTDPWKQILSQPELRKNFEPLNREEVSRAGH